A section of the Acropora muricata isolate sample 2 chromosome 4, ASM3666990v1, whole genome shotgun sequence genome encodes:
- the LOC136915625 gene encoding nucleolar complex protein 3 homolog — MARKKRPKETKKVRKAVTNDQMENGDVEIPEEDVLDPEDFEYFQDMGNSAFIQGIATGMPAIGNKRKRKPGVGAEDAEADYEKKPRVGPTLENPTERILLPIKSANNIIQRKEKIVPKDTEEVNSYEPEPENVQQTTISPTPPPMISMVELFNQRQEKLEKRRLRIAGLSNRILENPQEHIPELQELCRLCDEKDVDVEITTRKLAMVSLLTVFKDIIPGYPIRVPTQKERAVKLSKDVKKLRDFEDGLLKNYQKYLKILEVTVQEGLKLQTAKVSNGLLQKKVASEGLIMVAVQCMCDLLTSLPHFNFHTNLVGVLVPRMNDKCLDGQISKQCFDAFVKLFKQDSLGKVSLEAVKFISKFVKRKQFRVQPCVLETFLHLRINPLVIQALKKSNEKKSVVELKLEKKKHRIEKKLKGKMSKKEKKRRKEMKKLENELKETEAVESHQKKAKLQTEILKFVFVTYFRVLKTIGHCPLLSPVLEGLAKFAHLINIEFFNDLMAAIQSLLNNENLTLRETLNCALTAIKILSGQGEALNIDPRGFYNMLYSCLLQVDAGSNSQDAFIVLQCLEEMLKKRRKQVPSQRVSGFVKRLCTVSLHSQANGALAFLSYVKSFLQSHTKVHALLDNESIGIGLFRPDVNDPELSNADSSTAWELALLRTAHYHPLVKMIAHHVAQGAPSKGHFSAIMRKSPEALWQEYDSSEMKLNPDMDKNTPMNNKKVLFKKVRHMSAGGWKIADMESDVTNALDFTERRGSSAKFTLALRQTAS, encoded by the exons ATGGCTAGAAAAAAGAGACCCAAAGAGACTAAAAAAGTGAGAAAGGCTGTCACAAACGACCAAATGGAGAACGGGGATGTTGAAATCCCAGAAGAGGATGTACTCGATCCCGAAGATTTTGAATATTTTCAAGATATGGGGAACTCTGCATTTATACAAGGAATAGCGACAGG AATGCCTGCTATTGGAAACAAACGGAAAAGAAAACCAGGAGTCGGTGCGGAGGATGCTGAAGCTGACTACGAGAAAAAGCCAAGAGTAGGACCAACGTTGGAGAATCCAACTGAGAGAATACTACTGCCAATCAAGAGTGCAAATAATATtatacaaagaaaagaaaaaattgtccCTAAAG ACACAGAAGAAGTCAATTCATATGAACCAGAACCAGAAAATGTCCAGCAAACCACAATTTCCCCTACACCTCCCCCTATGATAAGCATGGTGGAACTGTTCAATCAAAGGCAAGAGAAGCTTGAAAAAAGAAGACTTAGGATAGCCGGGCTATCTAACAGAATCTTGGAGAACCCTCAAGAACAT ATACCTGAGCTACAGGAACTTTGTCGGTTATGTGATGAAAAGGACGTTGATGTTGAAATAACCACAAGAAAACTGGCAATGGTCTCTCTGTTGACTGTTTTTAAGGATATAATTCCGGG GTATCCAATAAGGGTTCCTACACAAAAGGAGAGAGCTGTTAAA TTATCAAAAGATGTCAAGAAATTGAGAGACTTTGAAGATGGTCTGTTGAAAAACTACCAGAAATACTTGAAAATCTTAGAGGTGACTGTACAAG AGGGTTTGAAACTCCAGACAGCAAAAGTTTCTAATGGTTTACTGCAGAAGAAAGTTGCATCTGAG GGTCTGATAATGGTTGCAGTCCAGTGCATGTGTGACTTATTGACCTCTCTGCCTCACTTCAATTTTCACACAAACTTAGTGGGTGTACTTGTACCAAGAATGAATGATAAGTGCCTTGATGGCCAG aTTTCAAAACAATGCTTTGATGCATTTGTCAAACTGTTCAAACAAGATTCTCTTGGAAAAGTGTCATTAGAG GCTGTGAAGTTTATCAGCAAGTTTGTGAAGCGTAAGCAATTCAGAGTCCAACCATGT GTGTTGGAAACGTTTTTACACTTGAGGATTAATCCACTCGTCATCCAGGCCCTTAAAAAgagcaatgaaaagaaaagtgtAGTGGAACTGAAActtgagaaaaaaaagcatAGGATAGAAAAGAAGTTGAAAGGAAAGAtgtctaagaaagaaaaaaag cgaagaaaagaaatgaaaaagttaGAAAACGAGCTCAAAGAAACAGAAGCTGTGGAGAGCCACCAGAAGAAAGCAAAATTG CAAACAGAAATCCTCAAGTTTGTGTTTGTTACTTATTTCCGTGTATTGAAGACCATTGGCCACTGTCCTTTGTTGTCGCCTGTACTTGAAGGACTCGCCAAGTTCGCTCATCTCATCAACATTGAGTTCTTTAACGATCTCATGGCTGCAATACAGTCACTGTTGAACAACGAG AATCTAACCCTGAGAGAAACTCTTAACTGTGCTCTGACGGCGATTAAGATTCTATCTGGCCAAG GCGAAGCGCTCAATATTGATCCTCGTGGCTTTTACAACATGTTGTACTCTTGCCTTCTACAAGTTGATGCGG GTTCCAACAGCCAAGACGCCTTTATCGTGTTGCAATGCCTTGAGGAAATgttaaagaaaagaagaaaacag GTTCCTAGTCAGAGGGTGTCAGGTTTCGTTAAACGTCTTTGTACAGTGAGCTTACACTCGCAAGCCAACGGTGCGCTGGCGTTTTTGTCCTACGTCAAGTCATTTCTTCAG TCACACACCAAAGTGCATGCCTTGCTCGACAATGAGAGCATAGGCATTGGTTTATTCAGACCTGATGTAAATGACCCGGAGCTGAGCAACGCGGATAGTTCGACAGCTTGGGAACTAGCTCTGTTGAGGACTGCGCACTATCACCCTTTAGTTAAAATGATTGCCCATCACGTCGCTCAAGGGGCGCCGAGCAAAGGACACTTTTCTGCAATTATGAGAAA GTCTCCAGAGGCGTTGTGGCAAGAATACGACTCCTCCGAAATGAAACTCAACCCAGACATGGATAA
- the LOC136915628 gene encoding uncharacterized protein isoform X2: MAHLANQKKMWILSSLSHETFESLANALEKYSTIGWKKLMTEGFNHIYSQNDVEEIEQKRSPATALLIDLDGRGESLENLIGALEKIGNKRAIAIIKKGRSPTSNTDQMRDGRIYQDFDGCPSHRSIREAVEHAMNDDGEQAGTLIQESRGNGRHPDELGSSELLINFFLWCFCQ; this comes from the exons ATGGCTCACCTTGCCAATCAGAAG AAAATGTGGATATTATCCTCCCTTTCACATGAAACCTTTGAGAGTTTGGCAAATGCATTAGAAAAGTACTCCACTATAGGATGGAAAAAATTGATGACAGAAGGTTTTAATCACATCTATTCGCAAAACGATGTGGAGGAGATTGAACAGAAACGCTCTCCAGCTACTGCACTTCTCATTGACCTTGATGGGAGGGGAGAGTCACTAGAAAATCTCATTGGGGCTTTGgaaaaaattggaaataaacGAGCCAttgcaataataaaaaaaggcaGAAGTCCCACTTCCAACACAG ACCAAATGAGGGACGGAAGAATTTATCAAGACTTTGATGGCTGTCCATCTCATAGAAGTATTCGTGAAGCTGTAGAG CATGCGATGAACGATGATGGGGAACAAGCTGGAACATTAATCCAAGAGTCAAGAGGCAATGGCAGGCACCCTGACGAGCTGGGAAGCAGTGAACTGttgataaatttttttttgtggtgcTTTTGTCAGTAG